Proteins co-encoded in one Papaver somniferum cultivar HN1 chromosome 5, ASM357369v1, whole genome shotgun sequence genomic window:
- the LOC113278494 gene encoding putative invertase inhibitor: protein MSQTFSLISVSSIFIGFLVLNSLYGANGNIIRDVCKNAVTSDPDLKYGFCVASLSENPKSKDADLLGIGEISLQICLQNVTSIESYLDKIAFGVGKGKQNPKQYYPLNTCLGMYGSAIRFINMAITNFKEKDYYAADKVLSAASGAPTECEHRYKQSGLDSPFTKENSDFFQLTRTSLAITNMVK from the coding sequence ATGAGTCAAACATTCTCATTGATATCTGTGTCTTCCATCTTCATTGGTTTTTTGGTCCTCAACTCCCTTTATGGTGCAAATGGAAATATAATCAGAGATGTGTGTAAGAATGCGGTAACAAGTGATCCCGACCTCAAGTATGGTTTTTGTGTTGCATCTCTTTCAGAAAACCCTAAAAGTAAAGATGCTGATCTTTTGGGAATTGGAGAAATATCATTACAAATATGTCTGCAAAATGTAACATCTATTGAATCTTATCTTGATAAAATCGCCTTCGGAGTGGGTAAAGGAAAACAAAATCCAAAGCAATATTACCCTTTAAACACTTGCTTAGGGATGTACGGGAGTGCCATTCGTTTTATTAATATGGCTATtacaaattttaaagaaaaagattATTACGCAGCTGATAAGGTGTTGAGTGCTGCCTCCGGTGCTCCAACTGAATGCGAACATAGGTATAAACAATCTGGTTTGGATTCTCCATTTACCAAAGAAAATAGTGATTTCTTTCAGCTAACTAGAACTTCTCTTGCCATTACTAATATGGTTAAATAA
- the LOC113284446 gene encoding F-box/LRR-repeat protein 4-like has product MSKLNEEIISKGVCINETLTDDELRSILSKLDNYKDKEGFGLVCKKWLYLQSTERMKLCARAGPLMLKKMAARFSKIVELDLSQSLSRSFYPGVTDSDLSVVSNGFTSLQTLHLNNCKGITDKGLVELGKGLPRLQSLDLSYCRKLTDKGLTAIAEGCPNLRNLHLVGCRFITDETLIALSKNCPRLEALALQGCINITDSGLSSLVVKCRKIKFLDVSKCTNVGDAGILSVSESCSSLTTLKLLDCLKAGDDSIYSLARSCKNLETLVIGGCRNISDASIKSLVFSCNHKLKFLRMDWCLSISDSALSCILSLCKNLEALDIGCCEEVTDRAFQDLASSGFESSLKILRISSCPKITVFGITKLLESCKTLEYLDVRSCPHITEWDCDQAGLLFPAYCKVNFTGSLSGSDALIDMFV; this is encoded by the exons ATGTCAAAACTCAATGAAGAAATCATCAGTAAGGGGGTTTGTATAAATGAAACCCTAACAGATGATGAATTAAGATCAATTCTATCAAAATTAGACAACTATAAAGATAAAGAAGGTTTTGGATTAGTATGTAAGAAATGGTTATATTTACAAAGTACAGAAAGGATGAAACTTTGTGCAAGAGCTGGTCCACTTATGCTGAAGAAAATGGCTGCTAGATTCTCAAAGATTGTGGAATTGGATCTCTCTCAATCACTTTCTCGTTCGTTTTATCCTGGGGTTACTGATTCTGATCTCTCTGTTGTTTCCAATGGGTTTACTTCTTTACAAACGCTTCATCTTAACAACTGTAAAG GTATTACAGATAAGGGATTGGTGGAACTTGGAAAGGGACTTCCACGTCTACAGTCGTTGGATTTATCCTACTGCAGAAAGCTAACAGACAAGGGATTAACTGCCATAGCAGAGGGATGCCCGAATTTGAGAAACTTGCATCTTGTTGGTTGCAGATTCATTACTGACGAAACATTAATAGCACTTTCAAAGAATTGCCCTCGTCTTGAGGCATTGGCATTGCAAGGATGTATCAACATAACAGACTCGGGGCTCTCATCCCTTGTTGTTAAATGCCGTAAGATTAAGTTCTTGGATGTCAGTAAGTGCACTAATGTTGGTGATGCTGGGATTTTGAGCGTCTCGGAGTCATGTTCTTCTCTTACAACGTTAAAGTTATTGGATTGCCTTAAAGCTGGAGATGATTCCATTTACTCATTGGCTCGTTCATGCAAGAATCTGGAGACTCTTGTCATAGGTGGCTGCCGTAACATCTCTGATGCATCGATAAAGTCATTGGTCTTCTCATGTAATCACAAACTAAAATTTTTGCGGATGGATTGGTGCTTGAGTATTTCTGATTCCGCCTTGAGCTGCATCTTATCTCTCTGCAAAAACCTCGAAGCTCTTGATATCGGGTGTTGTGAGGAGGTAACTGACAGGGCTTTCCAGGACTTGGCAAGCAGTGGATTCGAGTCAAGTTTGAAGATATTAAGGATTAGTAGCTGCCCAAAGATTACTGTTTTCGGAATAACAAAGCTCTTGGAATCATGTAAAACTCTTGAATACCTCGACGTAAGGTCATGTCCACACATTACAGAGTGGGACTGTGACCAGGCAGGGTTGCTTTTTCCTGCATACTGTAAAGTAAACTTCACTGGAAGCCTGTCAGGATCAGATGCGTTAATAGACATGTTTGTTTGA
- the LOC113284447 gene encoding basic 7S globulin-like, with protein sequence MASSQVQSFFLFSTLVFLSLSSLSSSQPTSFRPKALVLPITKDASTLQYLTQIKQRTPLVSIDVVVDLGGQFLWVDCEQGYISSTYKPARCGSAQCSLASKSPTCGTCFSPPRPGCNNNTCGLFPGNTITHTSTSGELASDVVSVQSTDGSNPGADVTVKQFIFNCAPTSLLEGLAKGAKGMAGFGREKIGLPWQFSAAFSFPRKFAMCLSSGKGVMFFGDGPYVLQPEKEISSSLQYTPLLINPVSTAGAFSQGEKSVEYFIGVKSIRIDEKEVPVNKNLLSITTDGVGGTKISTVNPYTVMETSIYKAVVDAFTKEAAARNISRVASVAPFGACFSRKNVLSTRLGAAVPTIELVLQNEKTIWRIFGANSIVQVSDDVLCLGIVDGGANPRTSIVLGGYQLENNLLQFDIARSRLGFSSLLFGRQTTCSNFDFTTKA encoded by the coding sequence ATGGCTTCATCTCAAGTTcaatccttttttcttttctcaacTTTGGTATTCTTATCCCTTTCTTCTCTGTCGAGCTCACAACCTACTTCATTCAGACCAAAAGCACTGGTCCTTCCAATCACCAAAGATGCATCTACACTTCAATATCTAACTCAGATCAAACAAAGAACACCTCTAGTTTCCATAGACGTAGTCGTCGATCTTGGCGGTCAGTTCCTATGGGTAGATTGTGAACAAGGTTATATATCATCAACCTACAAACCTGCTCGTTGTGGATCAGCACAATGTTCGCTAGCAAGTAAATCGCCTACATGTGGAACATGCTTCTCCCCACCTAGACCAGGATGCAATAACAACACTTGCGGTCTTTTCCCTGGGAATACCATCACTCACACTTCCACAAGTGGAGAACTTGCTTCAGATGTTGTATCTGTGCAGTCCACAGACGGTTCAAACCCCGGAGCCGACGTTACCGTGAAGCAGTTTATATTCAACTGTGCACCAACTTCTCTGTTGGAAGGACTTGCTAAGGGTGCTAAAGGAATGGCTGGTTTTGGTCGTGAAAAAATAGGGTTACCTTGGCAATTTTCAGCTGCTTTCAGCTTTCCTAGAAAATTTGCCATGTGCTTATCATCTGGAAAGGGTGTCATGTTTTTTGGTGATGGTCCTTATGTGCTGCAACCAGAAAAGGAAATTTCAAGTTCACTTCAATACACTCCTCTATTAATCAATCCAGTCAGTACTGCAGGAGCATTCTCACAGGGTGAAAAGTCAGTTGAGTATTTCATTGGAGTAAAATCCATTAGAATCGACGAAAAAGAGGTCCCGGTGAATAAGAATTTGCTGTCAATCACTACGGATGGAGTTGGAGGAACCAAGATTAGCACTGTTAATCCTTACACAGTGATGGAAACATCAATTTACAAGGCTGTTGTTGATGCCTTCACCAAGGAAGCTGCAGCTAGGAATATTTCTCGAGTTGCTTCCGTAGCGCCTTTCGGAGCATGTTTTAGTAGAAAGAATGTGCTGAGTACTAGACTTGGGGCTGCCGTGCCAACTATCGAACTTGTGTTGCAAAATGagaaaactatttggaggatttTTGGAGCTAACTCGATTGTCCAAGTCAGTGACGATGTTTTGTGTTTAGGAATTGTTGACGGAGGCGCAAATCCGAGGACGTCTATTGTTCTGGGTGGATATCAGTTGGAAAACAATCTTTTACAGTTTGACATTGCAAGATCAAGACTTGGGTTCAGTTCATTGCTTTTTGGCAGGCAAACTACTTGCTCAAACTTCGATTTCACCACTAAGGCTTAA
- the LOC113284450 gene encoding mRNA turnover protein 4 homolog yields MESLANDHDNYKVYFAPNKSLAYSVGLVKELTPEEQNLKPGDSGYKTKEFDTGLHEIGSMLDNDNYGVLLTNKTEDEVLSKFGEYREYDFINAGSTPMETLVFEKDEPLPPLTSAKKLCPKLKKLGMPVEPSGKDLKLTERFVVCEVKKRVTENAAKILILLERKMFNFVLLPVCYWSRTTKETKSLVVVLLQRCYPQTSSY; encoded by the exons ATGGAATCTCTGGCCAACGACCACGATAACTACAA GGTTTATTTTGCACCTAATAAATCTTTGGCATATAGTGTTGGATTGGTAAAAGAACTCACACCTGAAGAACAAAACCTCAAGCCTGGAGACAGCGGATATAAAACTAAAGAATTTGACACTGGCCTCCATGAAATTGGAAGC ATGCTTGATAATGATAACTATGGTGTTCTTTTAACTAACAAAACAGAAGACGAGGTACTCAG CAAGTTTGGCGAATATAGAGAATATGATTTTATAAATGCAGGCAGCACACCAATGGAAACG CTGGTGTTTGAGAAAGATGAGCCTTTACCGCCCCTTACAAGTGCAAAGAAATTGTGTCCCAAATTAAAGAAGTTAGGCATGCCTGTCGAACCCAGTG GCAAGGACCTTAAGCTGACTGAAAGATTCGTTGTCTGTGAAGTTAAAAAACGCGTGACAGAGAATGCTGCTAAAATTCTG ATACTTCTTGAGAGAAAGATGTTCAATTTTGTCCTTCTACCCGTATGCTACTGGAGTAGAACCACTAAAGAAACCAAATCTCTTGTTGTTGTACTTCTGCAGCGCTGTTATCCCCAGACTTCTTCATATTGA